One genomic window of Tepidamorphus gemmatus includes the following:
- a CDS encoding isocitrate lyase/PEP mutase family protein produces MARSADFKSRVLAQKTVWAAGAYDALSARLIEEAGFDALLTSGFGISASYLGQPDAELYTMSENLAVTHNVVNAVSIPVIADIDTGYGNAINVMRTVREFEAAGVAAVILEDQVAPKRCPICVAGVEVIPLEEGVAKIEAAAAARRDPNMLIIARTDVVSEAEAIERGKAYVKAGADVIQPISKCFRSIEGLRAMRQGCGVPLSLQVLGWLERDLSPKEIEEIAGIATFPLVPLMTATHALRENLKVLAEKHSSKELPRPVVDHNDFIEFIGFKEVEELQLKYLRAG; encoded by the coding sequence ATGGCAAGATCCGCTGATTTCAAGTCCCGCGTGCTCGCCCAGAAAACCGTCTGGGCGGCCGGCGCCTATGATGCCCTCTCGGCCAGGCTGATCGAGGAGGCCGGTTTCGACGCGCTGTTGACCTCGGGCTTCGGCATTTCGGCCTCCTATCTCGGCCAGCCGGACGCCGAGCTCTACACGATGTCGGAGAACCTCGCCGTCACCCACAATGTCGTCAACGCGGTGTCGATCCCCGTCATCGCCGACATCGACACCGGCTACGGCAACGCCATCAACGTCATGCGCACCGTGCGCGAGTTCGAGGCCGCCGGTGTCGCCGCGGTGATCCTCGAGGATCAGGTGGCGCCGAAGCGCTGCCCGATCTGCGTCGCCGGCGTCGAGGTCATCCCGCTCGAAGAGGGCGTCGCCAAGATCGAGGCGGCCGCTGCTGCCCGCCGCGATCCGAACATGCTGATCATCGCCCGCACCGACGTGGTGAGCGAGGCCGAGGCGATCGAGCGCGGCAAGGCCTACGTGAAGGCAGGGGCCGATGTCATCCAGCCGATCTCGAAGTGCTTCCGGTCCATCGAGGGGCTGCGCGCGATGCGCCAGGGTTGCGGCGTACCGCTGTCGCTGCAGGTGCTCGGCTGGCTCGAGCGCGATCTATCGCCGAAGGAGATCGAGGAGATCGCCGGCATCGCCACCTTCCCGCTGGTGCCGCTGATGACGGCCACCCACGCGCTCCGCGAGAACCTGAAGGTGCTGGCCGAGAAGCACAGCTCCAAGGAGCTGCCGCGACCCGTCGTCGACCACAACGACTTCATCGAGTTCATCGGCTTCAAGGAGGTCGAGGAACTTCAGCTCAAATATCTCAGGGCCGGCTGA
- a CDS encoding branched-chain amino acid ABC transporter permease — protein MDYVVLMQQITNGLVNGMTYVLIATGLTLVFGVLHIINFAHGEFYMLGAFFTFFAAQLLGLDYISAAIVATIGVAVLGILANRLFFWPLRREHEFTVLLSSLGLALLLTNGGELIFGADPKYIPSPFADEVVEIGQVVMTQQRALIFAVGAVVLVLLYLFIRHTSMGRMMRATAQNPEGAALTGVNIRNVYTVTFILACGLAALAGALVGPTSMIFPTVGSWAVLKGFIVVILGGLGSIPGALIGGLALGVVESLAGGYISLGFAQAIGYAIIIVVLLWRPQGLFGHARRV, from the coding sequence ATGGACTACGTGGTTCTGATGCAGCAGATCACGAACGGCCTGGTGAATGGCATGACCTACGTGCTGATCGCCACCGGCCTGACCCTCGTGTTCGGCGTGCTGCACATCATCAACTTCGCGCACGGCGAGTTCTACATGCTCGGCGCGTTCTTCACCTTTTTCGCCGCGCAGCTGCTCGGGCTGGACTACATCTCGGCCGCCATCGTGGCGACGATCGGCGTGGCCGTCCTCGGCATCCTTGCCAACCGGCTGTTCTTCTGGCCGCTCAGACGCGAACACGAATTCACCGTCCTGCTGTCGAGCCTCGGCCTTGCCCTGCTGCTGACCAATGGCGGCGAACTGATCTTCGGCGCCGACCCGAAATACATCCCAAGTCCGTTCGCCGACGAGGTCGTCGAGATCGGGCAGGTCGTCATGACCCAGCAGCGCGCCCTGATCTTCGCGGTCGGTGCGGTCGTGCTGGTCCTGCTCTACCTGTTCATCCGCCACACCTCGATGGGCCGGATGATGCGCGCCACCGCGCAGAATCCGGAGGGCGCCGCGCTGACCGGCGTCAACATCCGCAACGTCTACACCGTCACCTTCATCCTTGCCTGCGGCTTGGCGGCGCTGGCAGGCGCGCTGGTCGGTCCGACCTCGATGATCTTCCCGACGGTGGGCAGCTGGGCGGTGCTCAAGGGCTTCATCGTCGTCATCCTCGGCGGGCTTGGCAGCATCCCCGGAGCCCTGATCGGGGGGCTGGCGCTCGGCGTGGTGGAGTCGCTGGCCGGCGGCTACATCTCGCTCGGTTTCGCCCAGGCGATCGGCTACGCGATCATCATCGTCGTCCTGCTGTGGCGGCCGCAGGGCCTGTTCGGCCACGCCAGGAGGGTCTGA
- a CDS encoding ABC transporter ATP-binding protein, protein MSERPILEVNGLTKTFGGLTAVSDVSLTVRRGEILGVIGPNGAGKTTFFNVIAGSMPPTSGTVIYDGNDCTGMRADRMARLGMTRTFQITSLFPSLSAFDNVRAATYRTGTAGWPAALFRTARWRREEQAVRESAMKALRFVELDRRADVLADALSYGEQRRLEIAIALAAEPRLLLLDEPAAGMNPEEGQRLVGMIRRIRDEGVSILLVEHHMRVVMGVCDRVVVIDHGVKIAEGTPREVVDNPDVIRVYLGREAVGA, encoded by the coding sequence ATGAGCGAGCGTCCGATCCTCGAGGTCAACGGCCTCACCAAGACCTTCGGCGGTCTGACCGCGGTCTCCGACGTCAGCCTGACGGTCCGGCGAGGCGAGATCCTCGGCGTCATCGGCCCCAACGGCGCCGGCAAGACGACGTTCTTCAACGTCATCGCCGGCTCCATGCCTCCGACCTCGGGCACGGTGATCTATGACGGCAACGACTGCACCGGCATGCGGGCAGACCGGATGGCGCGGCTCGGCATGACGCGCACCTTCCAGATCACCAGTCTGTTCCCGTCGCTGTCGGCCTTCGACAATGTCCGGGCCGCGACCTATCGCACCGGGACGGCCGGCTGGCCTGCGGCGCTCTTCCGAACTGCAAGGTGGCGGCGCGAGGAGCAGGCAGTGCGCGAGTCGGCGATGAAGGCGTTGCGTTTCGTCGAACTCGACCGGCGCGCCGACGTGCTTGCCGACGCGCTCTCCTACGGCGAGCAGCGTCGGCTGGAGATCGCCATTGCGCTGGCCGCCGAGCCGCGTCTGCTGCTGCTCGACGAGCCGGCCGCCGGCATGAACCCGGAGGAGGGGCAGCGCCTCGTCGGCATGATCCGGCGCATCCGCGACGAGGGAGTGTCGATCCTGCTGGTCGAGCATCACATGCGCGTCGTCATGGGCGTCTGCGACCGCGTCGTCGTCATCGACCACGGCGTCAAGATCGCCGAGGGCACGCCGCGCGAGGTCGTCGACAATCCGGACGTCATCCGGGTCTATCTGGGACGGGAGGCGGTCGGTGCTTGA
- a CDS encoding ABC transporter ATP-binding protein, with protein MLELNDIVVRYGRREVIHGLSMKVGAGEVVTLVGSNGAGKTTTLKTISGLLRPVSGTITFAGERIDTAQPHEIIARGVVHVPEGRLLFPDMTVREHIELGGIRAHVGGRSHAERVDWVHELFPILQERRDQKAGTLSGGQQQMLAIARGLMANPRCLMLDEPSLGLAPIMVDLLADTIRNLHEAGITILLVEQRVDLALRLAHRGYVLETGRIVIEDSADVLLQDPRVKAAYLGA; from the coding sequence GTGCTTGAGTTGAACGACATTGTTGTCCGCTACGGCCGGCGCGAGGTCATTCACGGCCTGTCGATGAAGGTCGGCGCCGGCGAGGTGGTCACCCTGGTCGGCTCCAACGGTGCAGGCAAGACGACCACTCTAAAGACCATCTCGGGCCTGCTGCGCCCGGTCTCGGGGACGATCACCTTTGCGGGCGAGCGCATCGACACCGCCCAACCACACGAGATCATCGCCCGCGGCGTGGTGCATGTGCCGGAAGGGCGTCTGCTGTTTCCCGACATGACGGTGCGCGAGCACATCGAGCTCGGCGGCATTCGTGCTCATGTCGGCGGGCGCAGCCATGCCGAACGGGTCGACTGGGTGCATGAGCTGTTCCCGATCCTGCAGGAGCGACGCGACCAGAAGGCCGGCACGCTGTCGGGCGGCCAGCAGCAGATGCTGGCGATCGCCCGCGGGCTGATGGCCAATCCGCGCTGCCTGATGCTCGACGAGCCGTCGCTCGGCCTGGCCCCGATCATGGTCGATCTGCTTGCCGACACGATCCGCAACCTGCACGAGGCCGGGATCACCATCCTGCTGGTCGAGCAGCGCGTCGATCTGGCGTTGCGTCTGGCGCATCGCGGCTATGTGCTCGAGACCGGCAGGATCGTCATCGAGGACAGCGCCGACGTCCTCCTGCAGGACCCGCGGGTGAAGGCGGCCTATCTCGGCGCCTGA
- a CDS encoding branched-chain amino acid ABC transporter permease, translating to MPRTLLPFALIAAAIALPVVTGNTYYHHLLVLWMLFSLLALSLNIIVGYIGELSFGHAAFFGIGAYVAAIMGMDLGVPGVLGLVLAGLIAGLFGFVIGYVSLRIVGPQFAILTLGFGSIIHTITNYWVDLTRGPMGISNIPRLAFGDVYVFTSAREYYYLALAFVIAFAYACHALMASRTGRAFIATRENAPLAASLGVDVFRMKLLGFVVATAVAGVGGAVYAHYMTVITPDVMSLHYMAALIIMVIVGGRGTIAGPIIGALIYVGLLELLRAVGPLRLVIFAALLTLSVIFLPGGIVSLWRRVFGDPETTAAAPGEGVGR from the coding sequence GTGCCACGCACCCTGCTTCCTTTCGCGCTGATCGCCGCGGCGATCGCCCTGCCGGTGGTAACGGGCAACACCTATTACCACCATCTGCTGGTGCTCTGGATGCTGTTCTCGCTGCTGGCGCTCAGCCTCAACATCATCGTCGGCTACATCGGCGAGCTCAGCTTCGGGCATGCGGCATTCTTCGGGATCGGCGCCTACGTGGCGGCGATCATGGGCATGGATCTCGGAGTTCCGGGCGTCCTCGGCCTGGTTCTGGCGGGCCTGATCGCCGGACTGTTCGGCTTCGTGATCGGCTACGTGTCGCTGAGGATCGTCGGACCGCAATTCGCAATCCTGACGCTTGGCTTCGGGTCGATCATCCACACCATCACCAACTACTGGGTCGATCTGACCCGCGGTCCGATGGGCATCTCCAACATTCCCAGACTGGCGTTCGGCGACGTGTACGTCTTCACCAGCGCCCGCGAGTACTATTACCTGGCGCTGGCCTTCGTCATCGCCTTCGCCTATGCGTGTCACGCGCTGATGGCGAGCCGGACCGGCAGGGCCTTCATCGCCACGCGCGAGAATGCGCCGCTGGCGGCATCACTGGGCGTCGACGTGTTCCGGATGAAGCTGCTCGGCTTCGTCGTGGCGACCGCCGTCGCCGGCGTCGGCGGTGCGGTCTATGCACACTACATGACCGTCATCACGCCCGACGTGATGAGCCTCCACTACATGGCCGCGCTCATCATCATGGTCATTGTCGGCGGCAGGGGAACGATCGCGGGGCCGATCATCGGCGCCCTCATCTATGTCGGTCTCCTCGAGCTCCTGCGCGCCGTCGGGCCGCTGCGTCTCGTCATCTTCGCCGCGCTGCTCACCCTGTCGGTGATCTTCCTGCCCGGCGGGATCGTCAGCCTCTGGCGGCGGGTGTTCGGCGACCCCGAAACGACCGCGGCCGCGCCGGGCGAGGGAGTCGGCCGATGA
- a CDS encoding 3-isopropylmalate dehydratase: MPLENLRGRVAFIFEEDDFDVDQIVGVKNIKIQDVEELAALAMRSYDPDFAKVVKPGDVIVGGHNFGYGHPHYPPMRALRHLGIAGVIAESFSPGYWRGEISMGFPQCSCPGIRALVSRWDEVEVDWDAGVVRNLTRGRELPFEPLAKADRLMLEAGGLVPYLKQYPAN; the protein is encoded by the coding sequence ATGCCGCTCGAGAATCTAAGGGGCAGGGTTGCCTTCATCTTCGAGGAGGACGACTTCGACGTCGATCAGATCGTCGGGGTCAAGAACATCAAGATCCAGGACGTCGAGGAACTCGCCGCTCTGGCGATGCGGTCTTACGATCCCGACTTCGCGAAGGTGGTGAAGCCCGGCGACGTGATCGTTGGCGGCCACAACTTCGGCTACGGACATCCGCACTATCCGCCGATGCGGGCGCTGCGCCATCTCGGCATTGCCGGGGTAATCGCCGAATCCTTCTCACCCGGCTACTGGCGCGGCGAGATCTCGATGGGTTTTCCGCAGTGCAGCTGTCCCGGCATCCGCGCACTGGTCAGCCGCTGGGATGAGGTCGAGGTCGACTGGGATGCCGGCGTCGTCCGCAACCTCACGCGGGGCCGTGAACTGCCCTTCGAGCCGTTGGCCAAGGCCGACCGGCTGATGCTCGAGGCCGGCGGCCTGGTTCCCTACCTCAAGCAGTATCCGGCGAACTGA
- a CDS encoding thiamine pyrophosphate-dependent dehydrogenase E1 component subunit alpha — MPSGESSPATNLDVNRHLAQFRQMCRIREFEKAAIKAANERLVLGAIHPSIGQEAIAVGVCSNLRRDDIILSTHRGHGHTMAKGADALAMMRELFGRAGGYSQGKGGSMHIADFSVGMLGANGVVAANINIAAGAAHAIRLKGEDRVVVCFFGDGAINRGPFLEGLNWAGVFRLPILFVCEDNGFAATTRTHAMTAGDGPAARAEALGIKAEIVDGNDLFAVDAAARELIGIVRKGTPRFLLARTYRLTGHTSADTAPYRPQEEVAERWLNDPIDNCRGVLERAGVAAAELAAIARGAEDEMRQAYEMARDSAWPARELAYADVQDVGDPREVAF, encoded by the coding sequence GTGCCCTCGGGCGAGTCCTCACCAGCCACCAATCTGGACGTGAACCGTCATCTCGCGCAGTTCCGGCAGATGTGCCGGATCCGAGAATTCGAGAAGGCGGCGATCAAGGCGGCCAATGAAAGGCTCGTTCTCGGCGCGATCCATCCCTCGATCGGCCAGGAAGCGATCGCCGTCGGCGTCTGTTCCAATCTCAGGCGCGACGACATCATCCTGTCCACCCATCGCGGTCACGGCCACACCATGGCCAAGGGCGCCGATGCGCTTGCCATGATGCGCGAACTGTTCGGTCGAGCCGGCGGTTACAGCCAGGGCAAGGGTGGCTCGATGCATATCGCCGACTTCTCGGTCGGCATGCTGGGAGCAAATGGCGTGGTGGCGGCCAACATCAACATTGCCGCCGGTGCCGCCCATGCGATCCGGCTGAAGGGCGAGGACAGGGTTGTCGTCTGCTTCTTCGGCGACGGCGCGATCAATCGCGGTCCGTTTCTCGAAGGTCTGAACTGGGCCGGCGTGTTCCGATTGCCGATCCTGTTCGTCTGCGAGGACAACGGCTTCGCTGCCACCACGCGCACCCACGCGATGACAGCCGGCGACGGGCCGGCGGCACGCGCCGAGGCGCTCGGCATCAAGGCCGAGATCGTTGACGGCAATGACCTGTTCGCCGTGGATGCGGCCGCCCGCGAGCTGATCGGCATCGTCCGCAAGGGCACCCCCCGCTTTCTCCTGGCCCGAACCTACCGGCTGACCGGTCACACCAGCGCAGACACGGCGCCCTACCGTCCGCAGGAGGAGGTGGCGGAGCGCTGGCTCAACGATCCGATCGACAATTGCCGCGGCGTTCTGGAGCGGGCGGGCGTCGCCGCCGCCGAGCTTGCCGCGATCGCCAGGGGCGCGGAAGACGAGATGAGACAAGCCTACGAGATGGCCAGGGACAGCGCGTGGCCGGCACGCGAACTCGCCTATGCCGACGTTCAGGATGTCGGCGATCCGCGCGAGGTGGCGTTCTGA
- a CDS encoding ABC transporter substrate-binding protein, whose translation MRLRHLLAAAAVAALAIGATGADAQEPIRIGTIAPLSGPGAFDGQLAVEGMEAMVAIVNDKGGILGGRKLELVKYDDKGNPEEGVSAAKRAMEQDDVDVIVGGWFSSVALTMKEVTRDKILNIMTSTQHPNTTKEGHKYLFRLNATSNMMSDTYSKFICDKMGVKTIAFITINDDYGRLEVDNYRRLLGECGIEVLGNEFYNKEDTDFTTALTKLRALNPDAIYVSAINTAQGATIYRQIRQIGYKGTTIASAGNMNPKLVELSGPALEGVYSVSLFAPDSDNPKLKAWVEQYKKMFTNEPSFIGSLGAQAVELIAGAMEEAGDPRDYDKIAAALRAHPWDTLLGTITFDEIGQAMQNIYLVQVKDGKITSVSN comes from the coding sequence ATGAGACTGAGACACCTACTGGCCGCCGCTGCCGTCGCGGCGCTCGCGATCGGTGCCACCGGCGCTGACGCACAGGAGCCGATCCGCATCGGCACCATTGCCCCGCTGTCCGGCCCCGGCGCATTCGATGGTCAGCTTGCCGTCGAGGGCATGGAAGCCATGGTCGCCATCGTCAACGACAAGGGCGGCATTCTCGGCGGCCGCAAGCTCGAGCTCGTCAAGTACGACGACAAGGGCAACCCGGAGGAGGGCGTCTCCGCCGCCAAGCGGGCAATGGAGCAGGACGATGTCGACGTGATCGTCGGCGGTTGGTTCTCCTCGGTCGCGCTCACCATGAAGGAGGTGACCCGCGACAAGATCCTCAACATCATGACGAGCACCCAGCATCCGAACACGACCAAGGAAGGTCACAAGTATCTGTTCCGGCTGAATGCCACATCGAACATGATGTCGGACACCTACTCGAAGTTCATCTGCGACAAGATGGGGGTGAAGACGATCGCCTTCATCACCATCAATGACGACTACGGCCGCCTCGAGGTGGACAACTACCGCAGGTTGCTGGGCGAATGCGGCATCGAGGTGCTCGGCAATGAATTCTACAACAAGGAGGATACCGACTTCACCACCGCGCTGACCAAGCTCCGGGCGCTCAATCCCGACGCGATCTACGTGTCGGCGATCAACACGGCCCAGGGGGCGACGATCTACCGGCAGATCCGCCAGATCGGCTACAAGGGCACGACGATCGCATCGGCCGGAAACATGAACCCCAAGCTGGTCGAACTGTCCGGTCCGGCGCTGGAAGGCGTGTACTCGGTGTCACTGTTCGCGCCCGACAGCGACAATCCCAAGCTCAAGGCATGGGTCGAGCAGTACAAGAAGATGTTTACCAACGAGCCGTCGTTCATCGGCTCGCTGGGAGCCCAGGCGGTGGAACTGATCGCCGGCGCCATGGAGGAAGCGGGTGATCCGCGCGATTATGACAAGATCGCCGCCGCCCTGCGTGCGCATCCCTGGGATACGCTGCTCGGCACCATCACCTTCGACGAGATCGGCCAGGCCATGCAGAACATCTATCTGGTCCAGGTGAAGGACGGAAAGATCACCTCCGTCAGCAACTGA
- a CDS encoding alpha-ketoacid dehydrogenase subunit beta, which translates to MPVMTYMEASRQALAEEMRRDPMVWAVGEDLGRGGVFGQYRGLIDEFGADRISDAPISESCILGAAVGAAMMGTRPVVEMRFSDFALCAVDELVNQAAKARYMFGGQTRVPLVVREPIGMWRSSAAQHSQSLEAWYAHIPGLVVAVPATPADNKALLKAAIRCDDPVVYMEHKGLWPLEGEVPAGDVVGEFGKARLVREGGDVTIVSWSAAVHTVAEAAVRLAEEGIDAEVIDLRTLWPWDQGAVLGSVGRTGRLLVVQEAVAVAGFGAEVAAFVAERLHKALKAPVKRLGAPRIPISYAPVLEDEVRVRTEAVVAAARGLVEY; encoded by the coding sequence ATGCCGGTGATGACCTACATGGAGGCCTCGCGTCAGGCGCTGGCCGAGGAGATGCGCCGCGATCCGATGGTCTGGGCGGTCGGCGAGGATCTCGGCCGCGGCGGCGTGTTCGGCCAGTACCGGGGGCTGATCGACGAATTCGGAGCCGACCGCATCTCGGACGCGCCGATCTCGGAATCCTGCATTCTCGGAGCCGCCGTCGGTGCCGCGATGATGGGCACCCGCCCCGTCGTCGAGATGCGCTTCTCCGATTTCGCGCTCTGCGCGGTAGACGAACTGGTCAACCAGGCCGCCAAGGCGCGCTACATGTTCGGTGGACAGACCCGCGTGCCGCTCGTGGTGCGCGAACCGATCGGAATGTGGCGTTCGTCGGCCGCCCAGCATTCCCAGTCGCTCGAGGCCTGGTACGCGCACATTCCCGGCCTCGTTGTCGCCGTTCCCGCGACTCCGGCCGACAACAAGGCGCTGCTGAAAGCCGCGATCCGCTGCGACGATCCGGTCGTGTACATGGAGCACAAGGGGCTGTGGCCGCTTGAAGGCGAGGTGCCTGCCGGCGACGTCGTCGGCGAATTCGGCAAGGCCCGACTGGTACGCGAGGGCGGCGACGTCACTATCGTCTCCTGGTCGGCTGCGGTCCACACCGTCGCCGAAGCGGCTGTCCGATTGGCGGAAGAGGGGATCGACGCCGAGGTGATCGACCTGCGCACGCTGTGGCCCTGGGACCAGGGCGCGGTTCTGGGCAGCGTCGGGCGGACCGGCCGCCTGCTGGTGGTGCAGGAGGCAGTCGCGGTCGCCGGGTTCGGTGCCGAGGTTGCCGCCTTCGTCGCCGAACGCCTGCACAAGGCGCTGAAGGCCCCCGTGAAGCGCCTCGGAGCCCCGCGCATCCCGATCAGCTACGCCCCCGTCCTCGAGGACGAGGTGCGTGTCCGCACCGAGGCTGTCGTCGCCGCCGCGCGGGGCCTCGTCGAATATTGA
- a CDS encoding alpha/beta fold hydrolase, protein MSEPRPHYVTTGRGQIRLWQAGAGPNLVALAGLTAAASLKARELTGLMPGWRVTVVELPGVGGSSGISFASADEAAWAVAEALAWLDREPCALVGFDLACPLAALVADRLATAPATLLMVGVDTGCAWAAGYIDPGELAPRQDGTHLSTLWAFLRDRHLLDPADRGQPATVGEPLPDAAALSETFVAAAVRPQGFAAIWRCCAGAMRATAPRTGQAIALTADLPRALAGLTLPDATREPPVTTPMADRSIWHQYVETANGRIHLRRAGGEGRPTLVIPTGGGSCAQFAPVISGLADGRSVFAVDYPGNGLSDKPRRKVTIETLADDMIALLDALGIEEVDVWGSHTGALVALELAIIAPDRVGRMVMEGPVFISRDFQQDLLANYFPVIRPDKWGLHLPLVWNWRRDLFMFWPWYRVDRAAARRLGVPGAEDLHTYAVGILESGETYDGAYRSAFSYDTRSRLPLLTRPALICAGPEDMLKDGLAEAARLGRPDVVTVEETPTTVWWPDPEPAAAAQTMRRYRAFLAG, encoded by the coding sequence ATGTCCGAGCCACGTCCGCACTATGTCACGACCGGGCGCGGGCAGATCCGGCTTTGGCAGGCGGGCGCCGGTCCGAACCTCGTCGCGCTGGCCGGGCTGACGGCCGCCGCGTCGCTGAAGGCGCGCGAACTGACCGGCTTGATGCCCGGCTGGCGGGTGACCGTTGTCGAGCTGCCGGGTGTCGGCGGTTCCTCGGGCATCTCCTTCGCCAGTGCAGACGAGGCGGCCTGGGCGGTCGCCGAGGCGCTCGCCTGGCTCGATCGAGAGCCCTGTGCGCTCGTCGGGTTCGATCTCGCCTGTCCACTGGCCGCGCTCGTTGCCGACCGGCTGGCCACCGCTCCGGCAACGTTGCTCATGGTAGGCGTGGATACCGGCTGCGCCTGGGCGGCCGGATATATCGACCCCGGCGAGCTCGCCCCGCGCCAGGATGGCACCCATCTGAGTACGCTGTGGGCGTTCCTGCGCGATCGACACCTGCTCGACCCGGCAGATCGTGGCCAGCCGGCAACCGTCGGTGAGCCGTTGCCGGACGCTGCGGCGCTGTCTGAGACCTTCGTCGCGGCCGCCGTCAGACCGCAAGGCTTCGCGGCGATCTGGCGATGCTGCGCCGGGGCGATGCGGGCGACCGCGCCGCGGACCGGGCAGGCCATAGCGCTGACCGCCGACCTGCCTCGGGCGCTTGCCGGCTTGACGCTGCCGGATGCGACGCGCGAACCGCCTGTCACGACGCCGATGGCCGACCGATCCATCTGGCACCAGTATGTCGAGACCGCGAATGGCCGCATCCATCTGCGCCGTGCTGGCGGAGAGGGCCGTCCCACGCTGGTCATCCCGACCGGCGGTGGTTCATGCGCCCAGTTCGCGCCGGTGATCTCCGGCCTTGCCGACGGTCGCAGCGTCTTCGCCGTCGACTATCCGGGCAACGGGCTGTCGGACAAGCCGCGGCGCAAGGTGACGATCGAGACGCTTGCTGACGACATGATCGCACTCCTCGATGCCCTCGGGATCGAGGAGGTCGATGTCTGGGGGTCGCATACCGGTGCGCTGGTCGCCCTCGAACTCGCCATCATCGCTCCCGACCGCGTTGGCCGGATGGTCATGGAAGGCCCGGTATTCATCTCGAGGGATTTCCAGCAGGATCTGCTGGCCAACTACTTCCCGGTGATCCGACCGGACAAGTGGGGCCTGCACCTGCCGCTGGTGTGGAACTGGCGCCGCGACCTGTTCATGTTCTGGCCATGGTACCGCGTCGATCGCGCTGCGGCCCGCCGGCTCGGAGTCCCCGGCGCGGAGGATCTGCACACTTACGCGGTCGGGATCCTCGAGAGCGGCGAGACGTATGACGGCGCCTATCGCTCGGCCTTCTCCTACGACACGCGCTCGCGGTTGCCGCTGTTGACCCGCCCGGCGCTGATCTGCGCCGGTCCCGAGGACATGCTGAAGGATGGGCTCGCCGAAGCGGCGCGGCTCGGCCGTCCCGACGTCGTCACTGTCGAGGAGACGCCGACGACCGTCTGGTGGCCTGATCCCGAGCCGGCCGCCGCGGCACAGACCATGCGTCGCTACCGCGCGTTTCTCGCCGGTTGA